The stretch of DNA GCAGCGGGCCTTGTAGCCGCTCGGCGCCTTCTGCGCTGGCATCGGCCTGGATGTGGGTCAACAGGCCGTCGGCGCTGACCTCGAGACGTACGTTGTTGGCCCATCCGTTAGGCAGCAGTGCGCGTTCGGCAAAGAAGGCGGACATGGTTCAAGCACCCCGTCGTGTGTTATTTGTATATACATATACAGACGTTTGCCTGCTCGGTAAACTCCGGCAAGCTAGCCTCTTTCTTCAGCCAACAAGGATTTCCCGTGCCGACTCCGCCCGCCAACTCCCCGCTGGCCGCCCATCTGGGCGATAGTCCGGCGCCCCTGTACGCCCGCGTCAAGCAGATGATCACCCAGCAGATCGAGAGTGGAAACTGGCCGCCGCACTACCGCGTGCCCTCGGAAAGCGAGCTGGTCAGCCAGCTGGGTTTCAGTCGCATGACCATCAACCGCGCCCTGCGCGAGATGACCGCCGAAGGCCTGCTGGTACGCATGCAGGGCGTGGGGACTTTCGTCGCCGAACCCAAGAGTCAGTCGGCCTTGTTCGAGGTGCACAACATCGCCGACGAGATCGCCTCGCGCGGTCATCGCCACACTTGCAAAGTCATTACCCTGGGTGAAGAGGCGGCCGGTTCCGAGCGCGCCGTGGCCCTGGAAATGCGCGAAGGGCAGAGGGTCTTCCACTCGCTGATCGTGCACTTCGAGAACGATATCCCGGTGCAGATCGAGGACCGTTTCGTCAACGCGCTGGTGGCGCCGGATTACCTCAAGCAGGATTTCACCTTGCAGACCCCCTACGCCTACCTGAACCAGGTCGCGCCGCTGACCGAGGGCGAGCACGTGGTCGAGGCGATTCTGGCCGAGCCGGAAGAATGCAAGTTGCTGCAGATCGAGCGCGGCGAGCCGTGCCTGCTGATTCGTCGCCGGACCTGGTCCGGCCGCCAGCCGGTGACCGCCGCGCGCCTGATCCACCCGGGTTCTCGTCACAGCCTGGAAGGGCGGTTTCATAAGTAAGGGGCATAAATGACTCAGCTGAACGTTTTGCGCGCGGCCAACTACCCGCGCATGCCATGGAAGAACGCTGGCGGCAGTACCGAAGAGATCACCCGGGACGCCGGCGTCGGCCTGGAAGGTTTCGGCTGGCGGCTGTCGATCGCTGATATCGGCGAGTCCGGCGGCTTTTCCAGCTTCGCCGGCTACCAGCGGATCATCACCGTGCTGCAAGGCGCGGGCATGACCCTGACGGTGGACGGCGAGGACACCCGCGCACTGTTACCGCTGGACCCCTTTGCCTTCAGTGGCGCCAGCCAGGTCGCGTGCACCCTGATCGACGGGCCGATTCGCGACTTCAATCTGATCTACGCGCCGGACCGCTACAGCGCTCGCTTGCAATGGCTGCAGGGTGGCCAGCGCTTCTTCACCCAGGCCGGCACGGTGCTGGTATTCAGCGTGGCCGAGGAAATGCGCGCCGACCTGGGTGGCGGTGTCGCCGCCTTGCTTGAGCGCCATGACTGCCTGCAACTGCTCGGTAACCCCGGCCTGCGGGAAGTCACCGTCAGCGGCGCTTGCTGCGTGATCGAACTGACAGCCATCTGACCTGTAGCCGCTGCCGCAGGCTGCGATAGGCCGGGGTCGCGCTCGACTCGAAGAGCCTTCCGGCCTGCAAGAGCGCGTCTCCTTCGGAGTCGATCGCAGCCTTCGGCAGCGGCTACAAAGCCCCCTGTTTCTCTCCCTCCCTGATGTTGTTTCCCTCGCGCACCAATTTGTTACCGAACGCCCCAGTGTGGCGCAAAGCCCTGGCGAAGTAACAGCTCTCCCGCCTCTAGCCATAATCCCCGCGAAAAAATAATCGACGCTGAAACCCTTGATCCAAGGGCCTCTTCACCGGTTTCACGATTTTCTTGAGGGCTCATTCAACGAGTTGGCCGATCGATTGCATATGCTTGTATGTACAAGTAAAGACGTATGCGTATGAGTCACTGAAGACTCTTCGCAGCGTCCCCTGATTCGCTTGCTGCGCAGCGCCCTGCGCGCAGGCACGCTCGCCCACTGCCTGGGTTGGTTTGGATTGATCGCTGAGGAGTTTTTTCGTGACTGAGAATAAACCTACGAAATACCGGAACGTCGAAATTCGCGCTGCCCGCGGCAACAAGCTGACCGCCAAGAGCTGGCTGACAGAAGCGCCGCTGCGCATGTTGATGAACAACCTCGACCCGGAAGTCGCCGAGAACCCGAAAGAGCTGGTGGTTTACGGTGGCATCGGCCGCGCCGCGCGCAACTGGGAGTGCTACGACAAGATCGTCGAGAGCCTGACCAACCTGAATGACGACGAGACCCTGCTGGTGCAATCCGGCAAGCCGGTCGGCGTGTTCAAGACTCACAGCAACGCCCCGCGCGTGCTGATCGCTAACTCCAACCTGGTGCCGCACTGGGCCACCTGGGAACACTTCAACGAACTGGATGCCAAGGGCCTGGCCATGTACGGCCAGATGACCGCCGGCAGCTGGATCTACATCGGCAGCCAGGGCATCGTCCAGGGCACCTACGAAACCTTCGTCGAAGCCGGTCGCCAGCACTACAAC from Pseudomonas chlororaphis subsp. chlororaphis encodes:
- a CDS encoding HutD/Ves family protein, yielding MTQLNVLRAANYPRMPWKNAGGSTEEITRDAGVGLEGFGWRLSIADIGESGGFSSFAGYQRIITVLQGAGMTLTVDGEDTRALLPLDPFAFSGASQVACTLIDGPIRDFNLIYAPDRYSARLQWLQGGQRFFTQAGTVLVFSVAEEMRADLGGGVAALLERHDCLQLLGNPGLREVTVSGACCVIELTAI
- the hutC gene encoding histidine utilization repressor, whose protein sequence is MITQQIESGNWPPHYRVPSESELVSQLGFSRMTINRALREMTAEGLLVRMQGVGTFVAEPKSQSALFEVHNIADEIASRGHRHTCKVITLGEEAAGSERAVALEMREGQRVFHSLIVHFENDIPVQIEDRFVNALVAPDYLKQDFTLQTPYAYLNQVAPLTEGEHVVEAILAEPEECKLLQIERGEPCLLIRRRTWSGRQPVTAARLIHPGSRHSLEGRFHK